From a single Gracilimonas sp. genomic region:
- a CDS encoding YtxH domain-containing protein, whose translation MKRVIGTLLVGATAFAGGVISALLFSPKSGEVNRRWVSKQSKKTKGLLEEKGKKWKEDSEKRIDRFSKGVKKTLKDSVPNLYEATENLHFSEEEEVEEITKHG comes from the coding sequence ATGAAACGTGTAATTGGAACTTTATTAGTTGGTGCAACCGCCTTTGCCGGAGGTGTGATTTCCGCCTTATTATTTTCACCTAAAAGTGGCGAAGTGAATCGCAGATGGGTGAGTAAGCAAAGCAAAAAGACAAAAGGCCTGCTCGAAGAAAAAGGCAAAAAGTGGAAAGAAGACAGTGAGAAAAGAATTGACCGTTTTTCCAAAGGCGTAAAAAAAACCTTGAAAGATTCTGTTCCCAACCTGTATGAAGCTACCGAAAACCTTCACTTTTCGGAGGAAGAAGAAGTAGAAGAAATAACCAAACATGGTTGA
- a CDS encoding RNA methyltransferase yields the protein MRNASNNEIKLLRKLARKKYREKERRFVVEGERAVEQVLENGLVEVETVFVVEGKAISNQLTAISVLIEEDVMVEVADTENPQGILAVCKTPAEIEAEELAKHPGIIVATDAIQDPGNMGTILRTAAWFGAKALIAGKGSVDVYHPKVVRSTAGATGSIPVMSGNLGEVFEELEKSGWEILMLDGGAESVSLRTVQPKEKTVLVVGNEGNGISESLLASGRKKVRIESAHGQDKVESLNAAIAVSIALWGLQ from the coding sequence ATGAGAAACGCATCAAATAATGAGATAAAATTACTTCGAAAGTTAGCCCGCAAAAAGTATCGCGAGAAAGAACGGCGGTTTGTAGTAGAGGGGGAGCGGGCGGTTGAGCAGGTTCTGGAAAACGGATTAGTTGAAGTTGAAACGGTTTTTGTGGTTGAGGGGAAAGCGATTAGCAATCAACTGACAGCGATCAGTGTTTTGATAGAAGAGGATGTTATGGTTGAGGTTGCTGATACAGAAAATCCACAGGGCATCTTGGCGGTTTGTAAAACTCCGGCAGAAATTGAGGCTGAAGAGTTAGCCAAACACCCCGGTATTATTGTGGCTACGGATGCGATTCAGGATCCGGGAAATATGGGGACGATACTCAGAACGGCTGCCTGGTTTGGGGCGAAAGCGTTAATTGCAGGGAAGGGAAGCGTGGATGTCTATCACCCAAAAGTAGTCAGAAGTACAGCCGGGGCAACGGGAAGTATTCCGGTCATGTCGGGTAATTTGGGAGAAGTATTTGAGGAACTGGAAAAATCAGGCTGGGAAATTCTAATGCTTGACGGAGGAGCAGAAAGTGTTAGCCTCAGAACGGTTCAGCCCAAAGAAAAAACGGTACTTGTGGTTGGGAATGAGGGAAATGGAATCAGTGAGAGTTTGTTGGCTTCCGGGAGAAAGAAAGTAAGAATAGAATCAGCCCATGGGCAGGATAAAGTTGAGAGCCTGAATGCAGCTATTGCGGTTAGTATTGCCTTGTGGGGTTTACAGTAA
- a CDS encoding cupin domain-containing protein, with amino-acid sequence MDEKITSLISHFDLEEHPEGGYFKETYRSEGVIPEAVFPDIFEGSRNYCTGIYFLLTSDTFSAFHKIRQDEMWHFYQGSPLTIHMISTDGNYSKQVVGLNFDNGELPQFTVPKEYWFAAEVNEPNSYSFVGCTASPGFDFRDFELAEKERLSSQFPQHKNIISRLTRD; translated from the coding sequence ATGGACGAAAAAATCACATCCCTCATCTCCCACTTCGATCTTGAGGAGCACCCTGAGGGCGGCTATTTCAAAGAGACGTACCGAAGTGAAGGTGTTATTCCGGAGGCTGTTTTCCCGGATATTTTTGAGGGAAGCCGTAATTATTGCACGGGCATTTATTTTCTCTTGACTTCAGATACCTTTTCTGCTTTTCATAAAATCAGACAGGATGAAATGTGGCATTTTTATCAGGGGTCCCCACTTACCATCCACATGATCAGCACGGATGGAAACTATTCCAAACAGGTAGTTGGGCTGAATTTTGATAACGGAGAGTTACCACAATTCACCGTACCCAAAGAATACTGGTTTGCCGCTGAAGTCAATGAACCCAACAGTTATTCATTTGTCGGATGCACGGCCTCCCCAGGTTTTGATTTCCGGGATTTTGAACTAGCTGAAAAAGAAAGATTGAGCTCCCAATTCCCTCAGCATAAAAACATCATATCCCGGTTAACCCGGGATTGA
- a CDS encoding CotH kinase family protein — MSRTYFLKPASFLIFVFFAVQVQAQVQNEPSVTESGFYSDSVVVQIEGAPETASIFYTLNGDSPDTTNTLFQDSLTIYQTSVLRVMILGENNADTSLLFRSYFIDEATELPVLSITTNPAGFFSDTLGIYVEGTNGIPGYCRSTPRNWNQDWERPVHLAFFEKDKTPGFSVNAGVKIGGGCTRLYDQKSLDIYFRGDYGLKKLNYPLFEDKPFTEFDRLALRSGGQDWYRAMIRNASIQAMVRGRMDLGYQAFKPVAVFLNGEYWGIHILREKQNEDFIESNYGYDEDELDILTGNANVKEGSDAHYQAMIDFIKNNDLSIKENYDWVSQQMDIDQYIDYIFTEIYMANGDWPANNIRYWRPQSPEGKWRWIMYDMDMTMNSHGNGQYDSNSLELVGTTNTIYYANSEWSTLLFRSLLTSETFRNKFIQRYSIQIQASFAPARLLSFIDSTAALIETEVPRHMERWEESFRLGSGMNWEKHLERMKSFVRSRQTVARTHLQNFFDLPSVNKLEVSSSPAEGGAVRVETVRSDTTDWVLVYKSIPTKIKAIPAPGYSFAGWSGVASGTDFETEITIAGDDAVTAMFTRNDLSDNTPVVINEINYNSADNFDTEDWVEFYNNTDSNIDLGGWYFSDSEDDHKYTFEEGTVLESNGFLVLTRDNAKFSALFPAVNNFVGDLDFGFAGSGEFIRLFNDNGEIIDQVTYSDDQPWPTEADGEGATLSLTHPRLDNSVAGNWAASSGHGTPGAENSDVLVGIEDEDSEDVVEGFNLYQNYPNPFNPTTTISYRLDNPGRVKLTLYDIMGREVAVLENSIRAQGTHSLKWDASSGKFSSGVYLYKLDVGNQTMIRKLTLIK; from the coding sequence ATGTCCCGAACCTATTTTCTAAAGCCCGCCTCTTTTCTGATCTTTGTTTTTTTTGCTGTACAAGTTCAAGCCCAGGTCCAAAATGAACCATCGGTAACGGAAAGCGGCTTCTATTCCGATTCAGTAGTTGTTCAAATCGAAGGTGCGCCTGAAACAGCGTCTATTTTCTATACGCTCAATGGGGATTCACCAGATACTACAAATACGCTTTTTCAGGATTCTTTGACAATTTACCAGACTTCTGTGTTACGGGTTATGATCTTAGGCGAAAACAATGCGGATACTTCTTTGCTTTTCAGATCTTATTTCATTGATGAAGCTACAGAGCTGCCCGTTCTTTCTATAACTACAAACCCGGCTGGTTTTTTCTCGGATACACTAGGCATCTATGTTGAAGGCACCAATGGTATTCCTGGTTATTGCAGAAGTACTCCAAGAAACTGGAATCAGGACTGGGAGCGTCCTGTACATCTTGCATTCTTCGAAAAAGATAAAACGCCTGGTTTCAGTGTAAATGCCGGCGTGAAAATTGGGGGTGGCTGTACCCGTCTTTATGATCAAAAATCTCTGGACATCTATTTCAGGGGTGATTACGGCCTCAAGAAGCTAAACTATCCGCTTTTTGAAGATAAGCCTTTTACGGAGTTTGATCGCCTTGCACTCAGAAGCGGCGGGCAGGATTGGTATCGAGCAATGATCAGGAATGCATCTATCCAGGCGATGGTGAGAGGCCGGATGGATTTAGGTTATCAGGCTTTTAAACCGGTAGCTGTTTTCTTAAATGGGGAGTATTGGGGGATTCATATACTCCGTGAAAAGCAAAACGAGGATTTCATTGAATCCAATTACGGCTACGATGAAGACGAACTCGATATTCTTACAGGCAATGCAAATGTGAAAGAAGGGTCAGATGCACACTATCAAGCCATGATCGATTTTATAAAGAATAACGATCTATCAATAAAAGAGAATTACGATTGGGTTTCCCAACAGATGGATATCGATCAGTATATCGACTATATATTTACAGAAATCTATATGGCGAATGGAGATTGGCCAGCCAATAATATCAGGTACTGGAGGCCTCAAAGTCCGGAAGGTAAATGGCGCTGGATTATGTATGATATGGACATGACCATGAACAGCCATGGTAACGGTCAGTACGATTCCAATAGCTTAGAGTTGGTGGGTACTACCAATACCATTTATTACGCAAATTCCGAATGGTCTACGCTTTTATTCCGAAGCTTACTAACAAGCGAAACTTTCCGGAATAAATTTATTCAGCGGTACAGTATTCAGATACAGGCATCTTTTGCGCCTGCACGACTTCTGAGCTTTATTGACAGCACGGCTGCACTTATTGAGACAGAAGTTCCCCGCCATATGGAAAGATGGGAGGAATCGTTTCGTCTGGGTTCTGGCATGAATTGGGAAAAACACCTGGAAAGAATGAAAAGCTTCGTGCGAAGCAGGCAAACCGTTGCGCGTACACACCTTCAAAATTTCTTTGATCTTCCGAGCGTAAATAAGCTTGAGGTATCATCAAGCCCTGCAGAAGGTGGTGCTGTGAGGGTAGAAACGGTTCGGTCAGACACTACCGACTGGGTGCTGGTGTACAAATCTATTCCAACCAAAATTAAGGCAATCCCGGCTCCGGGCTATTCTTTTGCAGGCTGGAGTGGAGTTGCATCTGGTACTGATTTTGAAACAGAAATTACTATTGCAGGGGATGATGCTGTTACGGCGATGTTCACAAGGAATGATCTTTCAGATAACACTCCTGTTGTTATTAATGAGATAAACTATAATTCTGCAGATAATTTTGATACGGAAGACTGGGTTGAGTTTTATAACAACACGGACTCAAATATTGATTTAGGAGGCTGGTATTTCTCAGATTCAGAAGATGACCATAAATATACCTTCGAAGAAGGGACGGTGCTGGAGAGCAATGGATTTTTAGTGCTGACACGAGACAATGCTAAGTTTTCAGCCTTATTCCCTGCGGTTAATAATTTTGTAGGCGATCTTGATTTTGGCTTTGCAGGAAGTGGGGAATTCATTCGGTTATTTAATGACAATGGTGAAATTATAGATCAGGTTACCTATAGTGATGACCAACCCTGGCCAACTGAAGCTGACGGAGAGGGTGCTACACTTTCACTGACTCATCCCAGACTGGATAATTCAGTAGCAGGAAATTGGGCTGCTTCTTCAGGTCATGGAACCCCGGGAGCAGAAAACAGTGATGTGTTGGTGGGGATTGAAGATGAAGATTCTGAAGATGTTGTTGAAGGCTTTAACCTGTATCAAAACTATCCGAATCCATTTAACCCGACAACCACCATCTCGTATCGGTTGGATAATCCGGGCCGGGTAAAGCTAACCTTGTATGATATCATGGGAAGGGAAGTAGCGGTGCTTGAAAATAGCATCAGGGCGCAGGGAACTCATTCGCTAAAATGGGACGCCTCATCAGGTAAGTTTTCAAGTGGCGTTTATTTATATAAGCTGGATGTCGGCAATCAAACGATGATCCGAAAGCTTACACTTATCAAATAA
- a CDS encoding DUF3078 domain-containing protein, translating into MNTRMKALTAFLFLSFTTLSISAQTISIPDTLNGWEQKWVASLNGSQAAYSNWSQGGVSSVSGTGSSVFTILYRDGKFGYGFRTNLKYGQSRINGDGVRKTDDLISIRNRFTYTFEEDGTLSAYGVIGFKTQFDQGFDYDAKVAGGDSLISNFMAPAYINEGVGLAYAPSESFIFEAGLGLKQTIIKDGDLAPNYGLNQGDNFRAEGGLTTGINFEKQVAENILYSSNLETFTNFLIPISETDIAWGNELVGQINNVVSASFQFELRYDNDFSSEIQLKQVLSAGVSVNLY; encoded by the coding sequence ATGAATACCAGAATGAAAGCCTTAACTGCTTTTCTTTTTTTAAGTTTTACAACATTGTCAATTTCAGCTCAAACTATATCCATTCCGGATACACTCAATGGATGGGAGCAAAAATGGGTGGCCAGTTTAAATGGATCACAGGCTGCCTATAGCAACTGGTCTCAGGGTGGAGTGAGCTCAGTTAGTGGAACCGGGTCTTCTGTATTTACCATACTCTACCGCGATGGAAAGTTTGGGTATGGATTCCGAACAAATTTGAAGTATGGGCAATCACGAATTAATGGTGACGGGGTACGAAAAACAGATGATCTTATTTCTATCCGTAATCGTTTTACTTATACCTTTGAAGAGGACGGAACTCTTTCTGCATATGGAGTGATTGGCTTTAAAACTCAGTTTGACCAGGGTTTTGATTATGATGCAAAAGTTGCTGGTGGTGACTCACTCATCTCAAATTTTATGGCCCCCGCCTATATTAATGAAGGAGTGGGTTTAGCGTATGCTCCGAGCGAAAGTTTTATTTTTGAGGCCGGTCTTGGGCTAAAACAAACGATTATCAAAGACGGTGATCTGGCACCCAATTATGGATTGAATCAAGGGGATAACTTTCGTGCTGAGGGTGGTTTAACAACCGGTATTAATTTTGAAAAACAAGTGGCCGAAAATATTTTGTACTCCAGCAACCTTGAAACATTCACCAACTTTTTGATTCCTATCAGCGAGACAGATATAGCCTGGGGGAATGAACTGGTTGGCCAAATTAATAATGTTGTTAGCGCTTCCTTCCAGTTTGAACTTCGATACGATAATGACTTCTCTAGTGAAATACAGCTCAAGCAGGTGCTATCGGCCGGTGTTTCTGTAAACCTTTACTAA
- a CDS encoding pyridoxal-dependent decarboxylase, with translation MDEASKKTLDHALNKLSEWKSSFGAWEQDPTLTVSEEKTAEVFGRLAQRLACNFPFHHPVYAGQMLKPPHPLTWAAYAMAMSINPNNHALDGGPPSSEMEKEAVAELAQFFGYGNEFLGHLTASGTIANLEALWVARESHPNKKIAFSENSHYTHHRMCGVLRVEGVKIPVLENSAFDLDAINPKEIGTVVVTLGTTGLGEVEPLNEILPWAKKHGIRIHIDAAYGGFFRVLKDSGLIDGTNWHLMEQADSIVVDPHKHGLQPYGCGCVLFKDPAVGKFYKHDSPYTYFTSEDLHLGEISLECSRAGAAAVALWATLQMFPLKEKEGFGPVLKKCLQAARNMYDLIGSSQKLKAFKKPVLDILGYFPSEVKTTSEISAKSKEVFDAGMREQSFYLSLYKIPADTFHRLHPEYKTDTEQVTILRSVFMKPEQEGFVSKLLERIERYC, from the coding sequence ATGGATGAAGCCTCAAAAAAAACATTAGACCACGCTCTGAACAAGCTTTCAGAGTGGAAGTCTTCTTTCGGTGCGTGGGAACAGGACCCAACACTTACGGTTTCTGAAGAAAAAACAGCTGAAGTTTTTGGCAGACTAGCACAGCGATTAGCATGTAATTTTCCTTTTCATCATCCTGTGTATGCAGGACAGATGCTTAAGCCTCCCCATCCGTTGACATGGGCTGCGTATGCCATGGCAATGTCAATAAACCCAAATAACCATGCTCTTGATGGTGGTCCCCCATCTTCCGAAATGGAGAAAGAGGCCGTTGCTGAACTGGCTCAATTTTTTGGGTATGGGAATGAATTTCTCGGTCATTTAACAGCCAGCGGAACTATTGCAAACCTTGAAGCACTTTGGGTGGCAAGAGAATCTCACCCTAATAAGAAAATAGCTTTTTCGGAAAACTCCCATTATACCCATCATCGTATGTGTGGTGTGTTAAGGGTTGAAGGGGTTAAAATACCGGTTCTTGAAAATAGTGCTTTTGATCTGGATGCAATCAACCCAAAAGAAATAGGAACTGTTGTTGTTACTCTTGGAACTACCGGGTTGGGGGAAGTTGAACCTCTGAATGAAATTTTACCCTGGGCAAAAAAGCATGGCATCAGAATACATATTGATGCGGCTTATGGAGGATTTTTCAGGGTGCTTAAAGATTCAGGTTTAATAGATGGTACCAATTGGCACCTGATGGAACAGGCCGACAGCATTGTGGTTGATCCACATAAACATGGCCTCCAGCCTTATGGGTGTGGATGTGTACTTTTCAAAGACCCGGCTGTGGGCAAGTTTTATAAGCATGATTCCCCATACACGTATTTCACTTCTGAAGACCTTCACCTTGGTGAAATCAGCCTGGAATGTTCCCGTGCCGGTGCGGCGGCAGTTGCACTTTGGGCCACCCTGCAGATGTTTCCCCTAAAAGAAAAAGAGGGCTTTGGCCCTGTCCTAAAAAAATGCCTGCAAGCTGCCCGAAACATGTATGATCTGATCGGTTCAAGCCAAAAACTGAAAGCATTCAAAAAACCGGTACTGGATATTCTGGGATACTTTCCTTCTGAGGTTAAAACTACTTCTGAGATTTCAGCTAAATCAAAAGAAGTTTTTGATGCGGGAATGCGTGAGCAGTCGTTTTATCTTTCCTTATATAAAATACCTGCTGATACTTTTCACCGCCTTCACCCTGAATATAAAACGGATACGGAGCAGGTGACCATTCTCAGAAGTGTGTTTATGAAACCCGAGCAGGAAGGTTTTGTTTCTAAATTACTTGAAAGGATAGAAAGATACTGCTGA
- a CDS encoding phosphoribosyltransferase family protein produces MKKQIILMDRARMERTLKRMAIQVWERISKENEGELVLIGLNERGEATAKLLGESLEKLMETKITVHRYDVQGKASKSNLPDCNEKFVLLVDDVIFSGKTMFSALSAVCSVYEPESIEIAALLDRGHRKYPLRTDLMGIKVPTKLGEHIEVMLKDGSLDQAILFKNN; encoded by the coding sequence ATGAAAAAGCAAATTATTTTGATGGACCGGGCCCGCATGGAGCGCACGCTTAAGCGAATGGCGATTCAGGTTTGGGAACGTATCAGTAAAGAGAATGAAGGGGAATTGGTGCTGATTGGTTTAAATGAACGGGGAGAGGCTACCGCTAAATTGTTGGGAGAAAGCCTTGAAAAATTGATGGAAACAAAGATCACCGTTCATAGATATGATGTACAGGGTAAGGCTTCAAAAAGCAACCTCCCTGATTGCAACGAAAAATTTGTGTTGCTTGTTGACGATGTGATTTTCTCAGGTAAAACAATGTTTAGTGCGCTCTCTGCTGTTTGCAGCGTATATGAACCGGAAAGCATAGAAATAGCAGCATTACTGGATCGGGGGCACCGTAAATATCCTTTGCGAACAGATTTAATGGGAATAAAAGTACCTACTAAGCTCGGAGAACATATTGAGGTTATGCTCAAAGATGGAAGCCTGGATCAAGCCATACTTTTTAAGAATAATTAA
- a CDS encoding ribose-phosphate pyrophosphokinase: MDTPLAIFSGTSNPALARAIAEEYGTSLGDVTIKKFSDGEQYVKYEQSIRGEDIFLIQSTPPPGDNIIELLLLLDAAKRASVKRVTAVIPYFGYARQDRKDQPRVSIGSKLMANLLVKAGADRILTMDLHAAQIQGFFDIPLDHLYASRAFIDHFTSNPIDNLVVVAPDVGSLKMARAYSKKLGATLAFIDKRRPKANQSEIMNLIGEVEGKNVLIVDDLIDTAGTLTNAAAALKERGALNIVAICTHPILSGPAFQRIEDSPIDELLVTDTVQLRQPSDKIKVLSIANIFAEAIQRIHTNDTISALFDN, from the coding sequence GTGGACACTCCCCTGGCGATTTTTTCCGGCACAAGTAACCCGGCTTTAGCAAGAGCAATTGCTGAAGAATACGGCACATCATTAGGTGATGTGACTATTAAGAAATTTTCAGATGGTGAGCAGTATGTAAAGTACGAGCAAAGCATTCGGGGCGAAGACATCTTTTTGATACAATCTACGCCCCCTCCTGGTGATAACATTATCGAATTGTTGTTATTGTTGGATGCAGCAAAGCGCGCTTCTGTAAAAAGGGTAACCGCAGTAATTCCATATTTTGGATATGCCCGGCAAGATCGTAAAGATCAGCCCCGGGTTTCTATAGGTTCAAAATTAATGGCTAATCTGTTGGTTAAAGCTGGGGCAGATCGCATTTTAACGATGGATTTGCACGCAGCTCAGATACAAGGATTTTTTGATATCCCGCTTGATCATTTATATGCAAGCCGGGCTTTTATTGATCATTTTACTTCCAACCCTATCGATAACCTGGTAGTGGTAGCTCCGGATGTAGGCAGCCTGAAAATGGCTCGTGCTTACTCTAAGAAACTTGGAGCTACACTGGCATTTATTGATAAAAGAAGGCCCAAAGCCAACCAATCTGAGATTATGAATCTGATTGGTGAAGTAGAAGGAAAGAATGTGTTAATCGTCGATGATTTGATCGACACAGCCGGAACATTGACGAATGCTGCTGCTGCTTTGAAAGAAAGAGGCGCACTCAACATTGTCGCAATTTGTACACACCCGATTTTATCGGGTCCGGCATTTCAGCGAATCGAAGATTCGCCTATTGATGAGTTGTTGGTTACGGATACCGTTCAGCTTCGCCAGCCTTCAGATAAAATTAAAGTGCTGAGCATTGCGAATATTTTTGCTGAAGCTATACAACGCATTCACACTAACGACACTATCAGTGCACTGTTTGATAATTAA
- a CDS encoding aldehyde dehydrogenase family protein encodes MEFLKTLGIEGINPGTSTGRKHHESKETISSFTPTDGEKIATVGVTTREQYDHVVEEAQKAYKVWSQMPAPQRGEIVRQIGDKLREYKEPLGKLVTYEMGKIYQEGLGEVQEMIDICDFAVGQSRMLYGKTMHSERPQHRMYEQWHPLGIVGIISAFNFPVAVWSWNAMIAAVCGNVMIWKGSEKTPLCGVAVQKIVAKVLKENDLPEGIFNLVTGDRQVGEWMTEDERIPLISATGSIRMGKEVAKTVGGRLGKTILELGGNNAIIISENADIEMAIRATVFGAVGTCGQRCTSTRRLIIQESVYDQVKERLLNIYENITIGDPLDENTLVGPMIDQAAIDQMQKALKEIEKEGGKVITGGEPLDEDGFYVKPAIAEVENHYNIVQEETFAPILYLIKYKTLDEAIELHNGVKQGLSSAMFTLNMREAENFLSVRGSDCGIANINIGTSGAEIGGAFGGEKETGGGRESGSDSWKAYMRRQTNTMNWGDSLPLAQGIDFDV; translated from the coding sequence ATGGAGTTTCTCAAAACATTAGGCATTGAAGGTATTAATCCCGGAACAAGCACCGGAAGAAAACATCACGAGAGTAAAGAAACCATAAGCAGTTTTACCCCCACCGATGGAGAAAAAATTGCTACGGTAGGAGTAACTACCCGTGAACAGTATGATCATGTGGTGGAAGAGGCTCAGAAAGCATATAAGGTTTGGAGCCAGATGCCTGCCCCTCAGCGTGGAGAGATCGTCCGCCAGATTGGAGATAAGCTTCGTGAATACAAGGAACCGCTAGGGAAACTGGTTACCTATGAAATGGGAAAGATTTACCAGGAAGGTTTAGGTGAAGTACAGGAGATGATTGACATCTGTGATTTCGCCGTTGGCCAATCCCGCATGCTGTATGGTAAAACCATGCACAGCGAGCGGCCTCAGCACCGGATGTATGAACAATGGCATCCGCTGGGTATTGTGGGCATTATTTCGGCATTCAACTTTCCGGTTGCCGTATGGAGCTGGAATGCTATGATTGCTGCCGTTTGTGGAAACGTAATGATCTGGAAAGGTTCCGAAAAAACACCGCTTTGTGGAGTTGCCGTTCAGAAAATTGTTGCCAAAGTGCTCAAAGAAAATGACCTCCCCGAAGGAATTTTCAACCTGGTTACGGGAGACCGACAGGTAGGTGAATGGATGACCGAAGATGAACGCATTCCTTTGATTTCAGCTACCGGTTCCATCCGAATGGGTAAAGAAGTAGCCAAAACAGTTGGCGGCCGATTAGGAAAAACCATTCTTGAGCTGGGTGGCAACAACGCCATCATTATATCAGAAAATGCCGATATCGAAATGGCTATTCGGGCGACCGTTTTTGGAGCTGTCGGAACCTGCGGCCAGCGATGCACCAGTACCCGCCGCCTGATTATTCAGGAATCGGTTTATGATCAGGTAAAAGAGCGGCTGCTAAACATTTATGAGAATATCACCATCGGTGATCCATTGGACGAAAACACCCTCGTTGGACCGATGATAGATCAGGCAGCGATTGACCAGATGCAAAAAGCACTCAAAGAAATTGAAAAAGAGGGCGGAAAAGTAATTACCGGAGGCGAACCTCTGGATGAAGATGGTTTTTATGTGAAACCTGCCATCGCCGAAGTTGAGAACCATTATAATATTGTACAGGAAGAAACATTTGCTCCTATCCTCTATCTCATCAAATACAAAACGCTGGATGAAGCTATCGAGCTTCACAATGGTGTGAAACAGGGACTCAGCTCCGCTATGTTCACTCTGAATATGCGGGAAGCTGAAAACTTTCTGAGTGTCCGAGGCTCTGATTGCGGAATTGCCAATATCAATATTGGAACCAGTGGAGCTGAAATTGGTGGTGCCTTTGGTGGGGAAAAAGAAACCGGGGGCGGACGTGAATCCGGCTCTGATTCCTGGAAAGCATATATGCGTCGTCAAACCAATACGATGAACTGGGGAGATTCGCTGCCACTAGCACAGGGCATCGATTTTGATGTTTAA
- a CDS encoding DUF2851 family protein: MVESGFEHSEAFLQWIWENLLFDFTDLKTTSGQNILILNPGKRNTSDGADFRQASLEIEGLTWHGDIELHTKSSNWRLHAHHSDPNFNSVVLHVVADFNSEPVTTQNGSQPYTLNLLPYLSKKLHVFLRNFEEHTSELPCASSFNFISEEAFYLQIEQAHQEYFEKKTNDFLKFYNPNLLPSAAWRRALIITLWDGLGIPHNREAMRNTAERVLRQWNGKHTKEGTKLALEIAGFGHPNTDITWNHKSLRPANHPQKRIVQAIQLSAAILQEPFDQFLSKGALTIWDRWFGTEQLIQTSRFEILYGTVFLPALFLLGNLFASNALKTASLSAWKELKTPIPDSLLKKFRSFDLQDKRYRKKLGSIHQLKSYCKPARCSECFVLKKAIQS; this comes from the coding sequence ATGGTTGAATCTGGCTTTGAACATTCGGAAGCCTTTTTACAATGGATTTGGGAAAATCTGCTCTTTGATTTCACGGATTTAAAAACTACATCCGGACAAAACATTCTCATCCTGAACCCCGGGAAAAGAAACACATCAGACGGGGCTGATTTCAGACAGGCCTCCCTTGAAATTGAGGGGCTGACCTGGCACGGCGATATTGAACTTCACACCAAAAGTTCGAACTGGAGATTGCATGCTCATCATTCAGATCCGAATTTTAATTCCGTTGTCCTTCATGTGGTAGCCGATTTTAATTCTGAGCCCGTAACAACCCAAAATGGAAGTCAGCCTTATACGCTCAATCTTTTGCCTTACCTATCCAAAAAATTACATGTGTTTTTGAGAAACTTTGAAGAGCACACTTCTGAATTACCTTGTGCTTCCAGCTTTAATTTTATTTCTGAAGAAGCTTTTTACCTTCAAATTGAGCAAGCTCATCAAGAATATTTTGAGAAGAAAACAAATGACTTTCTGAAGTTCTACAACCCAAATTTACTTCCTTCAGCAGCCTGGCGTCGTGCTCTTATCATTACTCTTTGGGATGGGTTGGGTATTCCGCATAACCGGGAAGCCATGAGAAACACTGCTGAAAGAGTCTTGCGCCAATGGAATGGTAAACATACAAAAGAAGGCACAAAATTAGCTCTGGAAATTGCCGGCTTTGGGCATCCAAATACGGATATCACATGGAATCATAAATCACTTCGCCCAGCCAATCACCCTCAAAAGCGAATCGTGCAGGCTATTCAACTTAGTGCTGCCATTTTGCAGGAGCCTTTCGATCAATTTCTTTCAAAAGGAGCTTTAACAATCTGGGACCGCTGGTTCGGCACGGAACAGCTCATCCAAACCTCCCGGTTCGAAATTTTGTATGGCACCGTTTTTCTTCCCGCTCTTTTTTTACTCGGGAATTTATTCGCATCTAACGCTCTGAAAACAGCTTCACTCTCAGCCTGGAAAGAATTAAAAACACCAATTCCGGATTCTCTGCTCAAGAAGTTCCGCTCTTTTGATCTCCAAGATAAACGATATCGTAAAAAACTGGGCTCAATACACCAATTAAAATCATATTGCAAACCTGCCAGATGCTCTGAATGTTTTGTACTAAAAAAAGCGATTCAGTCTTGA